One window of the Rhodohalobacter sp. SW132 genome contains the following:
- a CDS encoding LamG-like jellyroll fold domain-containing protein translates to MQKTIITSTCLLIGVLSWFFLAGFQENEPFRIEIDAIEGLQFSPVRFAVKPGQEVELVFRNRDDMMHNLLITQPGAREEVAELGLASGMAENFVPDTNLVLWATEVISYGETQTIRFTAPDDEGEYPYVCTFPGHPDRMFGVMYVTSDETSLPELSEDPNIPEYLRDELETDRDRLLIWEHNPADAPRKEVRRTFIRDAGPSAIGVHAGRNLSFIWDADTAHLRYAWWGGFLDSEQHWTGNQSDFSEVEGHIYYRALREFPIRLGETSYIPSRSFLGYELIDELPGFEYYMDQYRVHQYISSLPDDTGLRMEFEIQDIDQPVYFVTDLNAGAEFRSSAGEWDNGVLKLSAEEAEAFSIDFIERPEHEPIGYWSMNDDPWTQFQNDRVREGVVGRSLHFEEHEKLSKIYGDIVDPDMTFAGWVKIQDSEKNNQFIFGQRDEDSGREFSLLFHDGLFKIHYPDEYGEQNSENLSASIQPGEWNHFMWTRSGSDMEVFVNGNLETNLRMGTLLYDQPFTIGASNEEYHMDGYLDQILIWRRVLNEDELNSLYEKQADHLNGE, encoded by the coding sequence ATGCAAAAAACAATTATCACCTCAACCTGTTTATTGATTGGGGTTTTGTCTTGGTTCTTTTTGGCCGGATTTCAGGAAAATGAACCCTTTAGAATAGAGATAGATGCCATTGAAGGATTACAGTTTTCTCCCGTTCGATTCGCCGTAAAACCGGGTCAAGAAGTCGAATTGGTATTTCGTAACCGGGACGATATGATGCATAATCTTCTGATAACACAGCCCGGTGCACGTGAAGAGGTTGCAGAATTGGGACTCGCGAGCGGTATGGCTGAAAATTTTGTACCGGATACAAATTTAGTTCTCTGGGCAACTGAGGTGATTTCTTATGGAGAAACACAAACTATAAGATTCACTGCGCCGGATGATGAAGGCGAATACCCATATGTTTGTACATTTCCGGGCCACCCCGACCGGATGTTTGGAGTGATGTACGTAACCTCAGATGAAACTTCACTCCCCGAACTTTCTGAGGATCCCAATATACCTGAATATCTTCGGGATGAATTAGAAACCGACAGGGATCGTTTATTGATATGGGAACACAATCCAGCTGATGCCCCCAGGAAAGAAGTTCGCCGTACCTTTATACGGGATGCCGGCCCATCCGCAATCGGTGTGCATGCAGGGCGAAATCTATCTTTTATTTGGGATGCAGATACGGCCCATTTGCGGTATGCATGGTGGGGCGGATTTTTGGACAGCGAGCAACACTGGACAGGAAATCAATCCGATTTTTCTGAAGTAGAAGGTCATATTTATTATCGGGCATTGAGAGAGTTCCCTATTCGGCTGGGAGAAACATCCTACATTCCCTCCAGGAGTTTCCTGGGATACGAATTGATCGATGAGTTGCCAGGATTCGAGTATTACATGGATCAATATAGAGTCCACCAATACATTAGCAGTCTTCCGGACGATACAGGGCTGCGCATGGAGTTTGAGATACAGGACATCGATCAACCGGTCTATTTTGTCACAGATCTAAACGCCGGGGCTGAATTCCGGAGTTCTGCGGGTGAATGGGACAATGGAGTGCTGAAACTATCAGCAGAAGAAGCTGAAGCATTTTCAATTGATTTCATTGAACGTCCCGAACATGAACCCATTGGTTACTGGTCGATGAACGACGATCCGTGGACCCAATTTCAAAACGACCGGGTTCGCGAGGGAGTGGTGGGCCGGTCACTCCATTTTGAGGAACACGAGAAATTATCAAAAATTTACGGGGATATTGTCGATCCCGATATGACGTTTGCCGGATGGGTAAAAATCCAGGACAGTGAAAAAAATAATCAATTCATTTTTGGGCAGAGGGATGAAGATTCTGGCAGAGAGTTTTCATTACTATTTCATGACGGATTATTTAAAATCCATTATCCCGATGAGTATGGTGAACAGAATAGCGAAAATCTTTCTGCATCGATCCAGCCGGGGGAGTGGAATCACTTTATGTGGACCCGGAGTGGTTCAGATATGGAGGTTTTCGTAAATGGAAATCTGGAAACAAATCTGCGAATGGGTACGCTGCTTTATGACCAGCCATTTACAATTGGGGCCAGTAATGAAGAATATCACATGGATGGATATCTCGACCAGATTCTTATCTGGAGAAGAGTATTGAATGAGGATGAGCTTAACAGTCTGTATGAAAAGCAGGCGGATCATTTAAACGGGGAGTAA
- a CDS encoding RagB/SusD family nutrient uptake outer membrane protein, giving the protein MKLMVSGLLVLCVVIGTSGCSDGLLTTVPTDRVSSGTFWANERDFNTALNGTYERMVGVNGNLPFFDGTTEIGYSHADWVRQHGTVMGRSDGQSGWPAGFWARNYNGITRANEVLSQLETVEDGVLSAEASNHIRGQALFLRGYFYHQLLWMFGEVPIFTSVPTVEEASQISRNSRDEVYARITDDLSEAANLLPPSWPSSQYGRATSGVAMGYHARTALYEASWKKYHEGNDARANELFNTAVNMAQAVINLNEYSLHPDFRELFTYAGEQSNEIIFDYQRVSGQNGWSAWRAFAPSSMGSNVDIAPTRELVDRFPMEDGLPIDESPLYDPEAPRITYDGSGNPTVETIGKYANRDPRFYGTVLYPGAEFNGVIYNSYPACGDGAPAGYCSPTSDRILISDYNNTYTGYIAMKYLDPQDEASPTNSGLNHIKMRYADILLMYAEAKVELGEQDASVNEAIQEIRDRLNIPLPYDLTTMSQEDAIDFIRNERTIEFAWEGLHLADIRRWGTAEIVLNGETHGIDVNRGGNQFEPIPGQHVRSFSSPRDYLWPIPTSERDLNPNLVQNPGY; this is encoded by the coding sequence ATGAAACTGATGGTTTCAGGATTGCTGGTACTCTGTGTTGTTATAGGTACCTCAGGTTGTAGCGACGGTTTGCTAACAACAGTACCCACAGATAGAGTGTCATCAGGAACATTTTGGGCTAATGAACGTGATTTCAATACGGCCCTTAATGGAACGTATGAACGAATGGTAGGTGTAAATGGAAACCTTCCATTTTTTGATGGAACTACCGAAATTGGCTATTCGCATGCTGATTGGGTACGCCAGCACGGAACCGTTATGGGACGATCCGATGGACAATCGGGATGGCCAGCCGGTTTCTGGGCTCGGAATTATAATGGAATCACCCGTGCCAATGAAGTATTGTCTCAATTGGAAACGGTTGAAGATGGTGTTCTCTCAGCAGAGGCATCAAATCACATACGGGGTCAGGCTCTTTTTCTAAGAGGATACTTCTACCATCAACTTCTTTGGATGTTTGGTGAAGTACCAATTTTTACAAGTGTACCAACCGTTGAAGAAGCAAGCCAGATTAGCCGTAATTCCAGGGATGAAGTATACGCCAGAATTACGGATGACTTATCAGAAGCAGCAAACTTATTGCCTCCAAGCTGGCCATCGTCTCAATATGGGCGTGCAACAAGTGGAGTAGCTATGGGTTATCATGCCCGCACGGCCTTATATGAGGCGAGCTGGAAAAAGTATCATGAAGGCAATGATGCCCGTGCAAATGAACTGTTTAATACAGCAGTTAATATGGCGCAGGCTGTTATAAATCTGAATGAGTATTCCCTGCACCCGGATTTTCGGGAACTCTTCACATACGCTGGTGAACAAAGCAATGAAATCATATTTGACTACCAGCGGGTATCCGGTCAAAACGGATGGAGCGCCTGGCGAGCTTTTGCACCCAGTTCAATGGGCAGTAATGTTGATATAGCTCCAACGCGTGAACTGGTGGATCGATTTCCAATGGAAGACGGATTACCTATTGATGAATCGCCGCTTTATGATCCGGAAGCACCGAGAATTACGTATGACGGCAGTGGAAACCCTACGGTTGAAACGATTGGTAAGTATGCGAATCGTGACCCAAGGTTTTACGGTACTGTGCTATATCCGGGCGCTGAATTTAATGGTGTGATCTATAATTCCTACCCCGCTTGCGGTGATGGAGCACCCGCAGGTTATTGTAGCCCGACATCTGACAGAATCTTAATTTCTGATTACAATAATACCTACACCGGGTATATTGCGATGAAATATTTAGATCCTCAGGATGAAGCTTCTCCAACCAACAGCGGGCTAAACCACATCAAAATGCGATATGCTGATATTTTATTGATGTATGCAGAGGCCAAGGTTGAACTGGGCGAGCAGGATGCATCCGTAAACGAGGCTATTCAGGAAATTCGTGATCGATTAAATATCCCTCTTCCATATGACTTAACAACTATGTCACAGGAAGATGCAATTGATTTTATTCGAAATGAACGAACGATTGAATTTGCCTGGGAAGGGTTACACCTGGCTGACATTCGCCGATGGGGAACAGCTGAAATCGTTTTAAATGGTGAGACTCACGGAATTGATGTAAATCGGGGTGGAAATCAGTTTGAACCGATACCCGGACAACACGTTAGAAGCTTCTCCTCACCACGGGATTATTTATGGCCAATCCCTACAAGTGAACGAGACCTTAACCCGAACCTGGTACAAAATCCGGGATACTAA